A region from the Streptomyces sp. 3214.6 genome encodes:
- a CDS encoding M20/M25/M40 family metallo-hydrolase: protein MNATDDTARSVTGEDEVVDLCRELIRIDTSNYGDHSGPGERKAAEWVAEKLAEVGLEPKIFESHPGRASTVARIEGEDPSRPALLIHGHLDVVPANAVDWTHHPFSGEVADGCVWGRGAVDMKDMDAMTLAVVRDRLRSGRRPPRDIVLAFLADEEAGGLYGARHLVDHHPDLFEGVTEAISEVGGFSFTVSEERRLYLIQTAEKGMHWMKLTVAGTAGHGSMIHRDNAITELSEAVARLGRHTFPVRVTKTTRAFLDELGDALGTELDPEDMQSTLARLGGIAKLIGATLSNTANPTQLGAGYKVNVIPGEATAHVDGRFLPGHEEEFLADLDRLLGPKVRREDVHSDKALETSFDGPLVEAMQSALLAEDPTAKAIPYMLSGGTDAKSFDDLGIRGFGFAPLKLPPELDFAGMFHGVDERVPVDGLQFGVRVLDRFIDAS from the coding sequence GTGAACGCGACGGACGACACGGCCAGGAGCGTCACCGGCGAGGACGAGGTCGTGGACCTCTGCCGCGAGCTGATCCGGATCGACACCAGCAACTACGGCGACCACTCGGGTCCCGGCGAGCGCAAGGCGGCCGAGTGGGTCGCCGAGAAGCTCGCCGAGGTGGGCCTCGAACCGAAGATCTTCGAGTCGCACCCGGGCCGGGCCTCCACCGTGGCCCGCATCGAGGGCGAGGACCCGTCCCGGCCCGCGCTGCTCATCCACGGCCACCTCGACGTCGTCCCGGCCAACGCGGTCGACTGGACCCACCACCCGTTCTCCGGCGAGGTCGCCGACGGGTGCGTGTGGGGCCGGGGCGCGGTCGACATGAAGGACATGGACGCGATGACCCTGGCGGTCGTCCGCGACCGGCTGCGCTCCGGCCGCAGGCCGCCCCGTGACATCGTCCTCGCCTTCCTCGCCGACGAGGAGGCCGGCGGGCTGTACGGCGCCCGCCACCTCGTCGACCACCACCCCGACCTCTTCGAGGGCGTCACCGAGGCGATCAGCGAGGTCGGCGGGTTCTCGTTCACCGTGAGCGAGGAGCGTCGGCTCTATCTGATCCAGACGGCCGAGAAGGGCATGCACTGGATGAAGCTCACCGTCGCAGGGACCGCCGGACACGGCTCGATGATCCACCGGGACAACGCGATCACCGAGCTGTCCGAGGCGGTCGCCCGGCTCGGCCGGCACACCTTCCCGGTGCGGGTCACCAAGACGACCCGGGCCTTCCTCGACGAGCTCGGCGACGCCCTCGGGACCGAGCTGGACCCCGAGGACATGCAGTCGACGCTCGCCCGGCTCGGCGGCATCGCCAAGCTGATCGGCGCGACCCTCAGCAACACGGCCAACCCGACCCAGCTCGGCGCCGGCTACAAGGTCAACGTCATTCCGGGCGAGGCCACCGCGCATGTCGACGGACGGTTCCTGCCCGGCCACGAGGAGGAGTTCCTCGCCGACCTCGACCGGCTCCTCGGCCCGAAGGTGCGCCGCGAGGACGTGCACTCGGACAAGGCCCTGGAGACCTCCTTCGACGGGCCGCTCGTCGAGGCCATGCAGTCCGCGCTGCTCGCCGAGGACCCGACCGCGAAGGCCATCCCCTACATGCTCTCCGGCGGGACCGACGCCAAGTCCTTCGACGACCTCGGCATCCGCGGCTTCGGCTTCGCCCCCCTCAAGCTGCCCCCGGAGCTCGACTTCGCCGGGATGTTCCACGGCGTCGACGAGCGGGTGCCGGTGGACGGGCTGCAGTTCGGGGTGCGCGTGCTCGACCGCTTCATCGACGCGTCCTGA
- the chpH gene encoding chaplin ChpH, with the protein MIKKVVAAAAATGGLVLAGAGLAVADAGAQGAAVHSPGVVSGNVVQVPVHIPVNVCGNTISVIGLLNPAFGNVCINK; encoded by the coding sequence ATGATCAAGAAGGTCGTCGCTGCTGCGGCTGCCACTGGTGGTCTGGTTCTCGCGGGTGCGGGCCTGGCCGTCGCCGACGCCGGCGCGCAGGGTGCCGCGGTGCACTCCCCGGGTGTCGTGTCCGGCAACGTGGTCCAGGTGCCCGTGCACATCCCGGTGAACGTCTGCGGCAACACGATCTCGGTGATCGGGCTGCTGAACCCCGCCTTCGGCAACGTCTGCATCAACAAGTGA
- a CDS encoding chaplin yields the protein MRQVTRKSLMTVAAATGVIAAAGGYAHADSAANGVAMESPGVLSGNSVQAPINIPVNVCGNTVDVVGALNPSFGNSCANKSGGASSGGGYGDHRGGGGSQAGNHGGNHQGGNHNGGSHNGGGRDGSDAQSGSGGAHAGGYTGGSAGVGSGNHVQAPIDVPVNVCGNSVDVVGLLNPSMGNDCANGGGADVHTPPSRGHETPGKPGDQGPGKPGEHGQSNPSGPGAVPSTSDHVTPAGAASAHRPAAQPAAAQLAHTGSDLPMGLVLPAGAGALLAGAVLYRKARATV from the coding sequence ATGCGACAGGTCACCCGCAAAAGCCTCATGACCGTGGCGGCGGCAACGGGGGTGATCGCCGCCGCCGGCGGCTACGCCCACGCCGACTCCGCCGCGAACGGCGTCGCCATGGAGTCGCCCGGCGTCCTGTCGGGCAACTCGGTGCAGGCGCCGATCAACATCCCCGTGAACGTCTGCGGTAACACCGTCGACGTCGTCGGGGCACTCAACCCGTCCTTCGGCAACTCCTGTGCCAACAAGAGCGGCGGTGCGTCGTCGGGCGGCGGGTACGGCGACCACCGGGGAGGCGGCGGCAGCCAGGCCGGTAACCACGGTGGGAACCACCAGGGCGGAAACCACAACGGCGGTAGCCACAACGGTGGAGGCCGTGACGGCTCCGACGCGCAGAGCGGCTCCGGGGGCGCGCACGCGGGCGGTTACACCGGCGGATCGGCCGGTGTCGGCTCCGGCAACCACGTCCAGGCGCCGATCGACGTGCCGGTGAACGTGTGCGGCAACAGCGTCGACGTCGTCGGGCTCCTCAACCCGTCGATGGGCAACGACTGTGCCAACGGCGGCGGTGCCGACGTCCACACGCCTCCGTCCCGTGGCCACGAGACGCCGGGCAAGCCCGGTGACCAGGGCCCCGGCAAGCCGGGCGAGCACGGCCAGTCCAACCCGTCCGGACCCGGGGCCGTGCCGTCCACCTCGGACCACGTGACGCCGGCCGGCGCCGCCTCCGCCCACCGGCCCGCCGCCCAGCCCGCCGCCGCGCAACTCGCGCACACCGGCAGCGACCTGCCGATGGGCCTCGTCCTGCCGGCCGGCGCGGGCGCACTGCTCGCGGGCGCGGTGCTCTACCGCAAGGCGCGCGCCACCGTGTGA
- a CDS encoding DUF5703 family protein, which produces MPEYEFVDVYVPRGVSRKEATRLLTDHAEYGHWELDRLSLLRDGSRRVRLRRRIIRQVRATW; this is translated from the coding sequence ATGCCGGAATACGAATTTGTCGACGTGTACGTACCGCGCGGGGTCTCCCGCAAGGAGGCGACACGACTGCTGACCGACCATGCCGAGTACGGACACTGGGAGTTGGACCGCCTGAGCCTGCTGCGTGACGGCAGCCGCAGGGTGCGGTTGCGCAGGCGCATCATCCGCCAGGTGCGGGCCACGTGGTGA
- a CDS encoding helix-hairpin-helix domain-containing protein, whose product MSTEPVPPENTENAGPATPGAPAESGAAGEPPATEAEPESTARTDGDAADSGDSGDSGGEGGGDETASANGEGGDGEAAAQLSEAQAELAAQKLERERIERRKAEKAAPIAAGAGLTGKAADLLAAVRAVEGGAKPAATVFDASQPAPRRPAPEPVRRPQPVTAEPDAGPAPVTADSVEGVRRVLAEGGAPEALAPQAAATLGEGAGDVLREDPWQLLRVPGVRPEQADGFARALLGPQSAPDDERRGRAVTVWLLEQAALAGHTALELPTLTAALGRQAVPDADAAVQSTLAEGEALVFQDALDAPGAGQPTADTEEGGDEGEEARPVRVLVGLERYALAEESLADALARVVNSLAKEASAAWDSATADASGSAAELIRAVAGHPLVLHTGGEAARAEPAALLTAARALGLRTVAACHTPDGRRRFAALLGEADGTVVTVPGLLAGAEGPGRDADGAFALDLLVVLDAPQLDVESAAMLAESLPDGARLVLSGDPAVLWSAGPGRVFADLLAARVCPQVASRTPDPGPLGELVSGVGIGELNQVDAPGKEIVIVPVRDAGEAVHRTVQLVADSVPRAFGIAPEETVVITPGHGGAAGTRALNAALKERLNPGPGRFGGFDPGDRIAYSPAPGRTVPGRVVTADAEGLHLTCAGAPVVVPRERVEQAVRHGWALTAHQAVGSRWPAAVAVLPGNAAQALSRPWVYTAFGRAERHLSVVHGVEQALPRAVAEVPAKPRTTRLPVLLRTQVPAAGPA is encoded by the coding sequence GTGAGCACGGAGCCGGTTCCCCCGGAGAACACGGAGAACGCCGGGCCGGCGACGCCGGGGGCGCCCGCCGAGAGCGGCGCGGCCGGCGAGCCGCCTGCCACAGAGGCAGAGCCGGAGAGCACCGCCCGGACCGACGGCGACGCCGCCGACAGCGGCGACAGCGGCGACAGCGGTGGCGAGGGCGGTGGCGACGAAACGGCTTCGGCGAACGGCGAGGGCGGTGACGGGGAAGCCGCCGCGCAACTCTCCGAGGCACAGGCCGAGCTCGCCGCGCAGAAGCTGGAGCGGGAGCGGATCGAGCGGCGCAAGGCCGAGAAGGCGGCGCCCATCGCCGCCGGGGCGGGGCTCACCGGGAAGGCCGCCGACCTGCTGGCCGCCGTCCGGGCCGTGGAGGGGGGCGCGAAGCCTGCGGCCACCGTCTTCGACGCATCGCAACCCGCCCCGCGCCGCCCGGCCCCGGAGCCGGTACGCCGTCCGCAGCCGGTGACCGCCGAGCCCGACGCCGGGCCGGCGCCCGTGACGGCGGACAGCGTCGAGGGCGTACGGCGCGTGCTGGCCGAGGGCGGCGCGCCCGAGGCGCTCGCGCCGCAGGCCGCCGCCACGCTCGGCGAGGGCGCCGGCGACGTGCTGCGCGAGGACCCGTGGCAGCTGTTGCGCGTCCCCGGTGTGCGGCCCGAGCAGGCCGACGGTTTCGCCCGGGCACTGCTCGGCCCGCAGAGCGCGCCCGACGACGAACGACGCGGCCGCGCGGTGACGGTCTGGCTGCTGGAGCAGGCCGCCCTGGCCGGGCACACCGCCCTGGAGCTGCCGACGCTCACCGCGGCCCTCGGCCGCCAGGCCGTGCCGGACGCGGACGCGGCCGTGCAAAGCACGCTGGCCGAGGGCGAGGCCCTCGTCTTCCAGGACGCCCTGGACGCGCCCGGAGCCGGGCAGCCGACGGCGGACACCGAGGAGGGCGGCGACGAGGGCGAGGAGGCTCGGCCGGTCCGGGTCCTGGTGGGTCTGGAGCGGTACGCGCTCGCGGAGGAGAGCCTCGCCGACGCGCTGGCCCGCGTGGTCAACTCCCTGGCCAAGGAGGCCTCGGCGGCGTGGGACTCGGCGACGGCCGACGCGTCCGGCAGCGCGGCCGAACTGATCCGCGCCGTCGCCGGGCACCCTCTGGTGCTGCACACCGGCGGCGAGGCCGCCCGTGCCGAACCGGCGGCCCTGCTCACCGCGGCCCGGGCGCTGGGCCTGCGCACCGTAGCGGCCTGCCACACACCGGACGGACGGCGCCGGTTCGCGGCCCTGCTGGGCGAGGCGGACGGCACCGTCGTGACCGTCCCCGGTCTACTCGCCGGCGCCGAAGGGCCCGGGCGGGACGCCGACGGGGCCTTCGCCCTCGATCTGCTGGTCGTGCTGGACGCGCCGCAGCTGGACGTGGAGAGCGCCGCGATGCTGGCGGAGTCGCTGCCGGACGGCGCGCGGCTGGTGCTGAGCGGGGATCCGGCGGTGCTGTGGTCGGCCGGTCCCGGCCGGGTCTTCGCCGACCTGCTCGCGGCCCGCGTGTGCCCCCAGGTCGCCTCGCGCACGCCCGATCCGGGGCCGCTCGGCGAGCTGGTCTCCGGCGTCGGCATCGGTGAGCTGAACCAGGTCGACGCGCCCGGCAAGGAGATCGTGATCGTGCCGGTGCGGGACGCGGGCGAGGCCGTGCACCGCACCGTGCAGCTGGTCGCCGACTCGGTGCCGCGCGCCTTCGGGATCGCGCCCGAGGAGACGGTGGTGATCACCCCGGGGCACGGCGGCGCGGCCGGCACACGCGCGCTGAACGCCGCCCTCAAGGAACGGCTCAATCCGGGCCCCGGCCGCTTCGGCGGCTTCGACCCCGGCGACCGGATCGCCTACTCCCCCGCGCCGGGCCGTACGGTGCCGGGCCGGGTGGTGACGGCCGACGCGGAGGGGCTGCACCTGACGTGCGCGGGCGCCCCCGTCGTCGTACCGAGGGAGCGGGTGGAACAGGCCGTGCGGCACGGGTGGGCGCTGACCGCGCACCAGGCGGTGGGCAGCCGGTGGCCCGCGGCGGTCGCGGTGCTGCCCGGGAACGCGGCGCAGGCCCTCTCCCGCCCCTGGGTGTACACGGCCTTCGGCCGGGCGGAGCGCCATCTGTCCGTGGTGCACGGCGTGGAACAGGCCCTCCCGAGAGCCGTCGCCGAGGTTCCGGCGAAGCCTCGCACGACCCGCCTGCCGGTACTGCTGCGCACCCAGGTCCCGGCGGCGGGCCCCGCCTAG
- a CDS encoding aldo/keto reductase: MEQRHLGRTGLRVSRIGLGTLTWGRDTDEHDAADVMKTFWEAGGTLVDTADVYGDGDAEYLLGRLIDGLVPRRDLIISTKAGSVPDPDRRFDGSRGHLLAALDASLARLGTDYVDVWQVHAFDPDTPLEETLQALDIAVGSGRARYAGVSNFCGWQLAKAATWQLAAPAARTRLAATQMEYSLLQRGIEREVLPAALDLGIGLLPSSPLGRGVLTGKYRGDALPPDSRGASDHFGLFVEPYLDDTASRIVDAVATAADGLAVTPLQVALAWVRDRPGVAAPIVGARNAQQLTAALSVEALSLPDEICRALDDVSAPLHRYPDHDWSTL; the protein is encoded by the coding sequence ATGGAGCAGAGGCATCTCGGCCGCACCGGCCTGCGTGTGTCCCGCATCGGGCTCGGCACCCTGACCTGGGGCCGTGACACCGACGAGCACGACGCCGCGGACGTCATGAAGACGTTCTGGGAGGCGGGCGGGACCCTCGTCGACACGGCCGACGTGTACGGCGACGGCGACGCCGAATACCTGCTCGGGCGGCTCATAGACGGCCTGGTGCCGCGCCGGGACCTGATCATCTCGACGAAGGCGGGCAGCGTGCCCGACCCGGACCGCCGCTTCGACGGCTCGCGGGGCCATCTCCTCGCCGCCCTCGACGCCTCGCTGGCCCGGCTCGGCACGGACTACGTCGATGTGTGGCAGGTGCACGCCTTCGACCCGGACACCCCGCTGGAGGAGACCCTGCAGGCCCTCGACATCGCTGTCGGCAGCGGCCGCGCCCGCTATGCCGGGGTCTCCAACTTCTGCGGCTGGCAGCTCGCCAAGGCGGCCACCTGGCAGCTCGCCGCCCCCGCCGCCCGGACGCGGCTGGCGGCGACGCAGATGGAGTACTCGCTGCTGCAACGCGGCATCGAGCGCGAGGTGCTGCCGGCCGCGCTGGATCTGGGCATCGGCCTGCTGCCCTCCTCGCCGCTGGGCCGCGGCGTCCTCACCGGCAAGTACCGGGGCGACGCCCTGCCGCCCGACTCGCGCGGCGCCTCGGACCACTTCGGGCTCTTCGTCGAGCCCTACCTCGACGACACCGCGAGCCGCATCGTGGATGCCGTGGCGACCGCCGCGGACGGGCTCGCGGTGACCCCGCTCCAGGTCGCCCTCGCCTGGGTCCGCGACCGGCCCGGGGTGGCCGCACCGATCGTCGGCGCACGCAACGCGCAGCAGCTCACGGCGGCATTGTCAGTGGAGGCCCTTAGTCTTCCTGACGAGATCTGCCGGGCGCTCGACGATGTGTCGGCGCCCCTGCACCGCTATCCCGATCACGACTGGAGCACGCTGTGA
- a CDS encoding LLM class F420-dependent oxidoreductase, with protein sequence MQLGINLGYWGAGMDGDNLAVAQEADRLGYAVCWAAEAYGSDAATVLTWVAAQTERIDVGSAIFQIPARQPAMTAMTAATLDSLSGGRFRLGLGVSGPQVSEGWYGVKFDKPLSRTREYVEIVRKAMTRERLSYDGEHWTLPLPGGPGKPIKLTVHPEREHIPLYIAAIGPKNLEQTGEIADGALLIFSSADHLEDTAVKHLRAGREKAGKTLEGFDICPTLPLAVGDDKDVERLADTFRPYTALYVGGMGSRKQNFYNQLAQRMGYEAAAAEIQDKYLSGDKQGAAAAIPHELIDRTTLLGSVERIADRIKAYAAAGVTTLTLAPAGFTLDERLASLRAGAQALELAGLA encoded by the coding sequence ATGCAGCTCGGGATCAACCTCGGCTACTGGGGTGCCGGAATGGACGGCGACAACCTCGCCGTGGCCCAGGAGGCCGACCGCCTCGGATACGCCGTCTGCTGGGCCGCCGAGGCCTACGGGTCCGACGCGGCCACCGTCCTCACCTGGGTCGCCGCGCAGACCGAGCGGATCGACGTCGGCTCGGCCATCTTCCAGATCCCCGCGCGCCAGCCCGCGATGACCGCGATGACCGCGGCCACCCTCGACTCCCTTTCCGGCGGCCGTTTCCGCCTCGGCCTCGGCGTCTCCGGCCCACAGGTCTCCGAGGGCTGGTACGGCGTCAAGTTCGACAAGCCGCTCTCCCGCACGCGCGAGTACGTCGAGATCGTCCGCAAGGCGATGACGCGGGAGCGTCTGTCGTACGACGGCGAGCACTGGACGCTGCCGCTGCCGGGCGGCCCGGGCAAGCCGATCAAGCTGACCGTGCACCCTGAGCGCGAGCACATCCCGCTGTACATCGCCGCGATCGGGCCGAAGAACCTGGAGCAGACCGGCGAGATCGCCGACGGCGCGCTGCTCATCTTTTCGTCCGCCGACCACCTGGAGGACACCGCGGTCAAGCACCTGCGGGCCGGGCGCGAGAAGGCCGGCAAGACGCTGGAGGGCTTCGACATCTGCCCGACGCTGCCGCTGGCCGTCGGCGACGACAAGGACGTCGAGCGGCTCGCCGACACCTTCCGCCCCTACACCGCGCTGTACGTCGGCGGCATGGGCAGCCGTAAGCAGAACTTCTACAACCAGCTCGCGCAGCGGATGGGGTACGAGGCGGCGGCCGCCGAGATCCAGGACAAGTACCTGTCCGGCGACAAGCAGGGCGCCGCGGCCGCGATCCCGCACGAGCTGATCGACCGGACGACGCTGCTGGGTTCGGTGGAGCGGATCGCCGACCGGATCAAGGCCTACGCGGCGGCCGGCGTCACCACCCTCACGCTCGCCCCGGCGGGCTTCACCCTCGACGAGCGTCTCGCCTCGCTGCGGGCGGGCGCGCAGGCCCTGGAGCTCGCCGGCCTGGCGTAG
- the corA gene encoding magnesium/cobalt transporter CorA, which translates to MIVDCAIYRDGRRTEGPADFSHALAQCRGGGDAFVWIGLYEPTEPEFDQVAEEFGLHPLAVEDALNAHQRPKLEVYDDSLFVVLKPVGYEPKSDIVSSGEVMVFVGDSFVVTVRHGEEAPLGAVRHRLEEEPEMLRHGPTAVLYSIADAVVDHYVDVAGELGTDLEELEAEVFSPTGGGSRHTASRIYSFKRQVLEFRRATGPLAQPLDRLAGGGLFGVRVPFVHEKAQPFFRDVSDHLTRVNEAVEGLDRLVSDVLSAHLAQMSVRQNDDMRKISAWAAMAAVPTMIAGIYGMNFRHMPELHWGWSYPAVILLMTGLEMALYRLFKRRGWL; encoded by the coding sequence GTGATCGTCGACTGTGCCATCTACCGCGACGGGCGCCGCACGGAGGGACCCGCGGACTTCTCCCACGCCCTGGCGCAGTGCCGGGGCGGCGGCGACGCGTTCGTCTGGATCGGGCTGTACGAGCCCACGGAGCCGGAGTTCGACCAGGTCGCGGAGGAGTTCGGGCTGCACCCGCTGGCCGTCGAGGACGCCCTCAACGCCCATCAGCGCCCCAAGCTGGAGGTGTACGACGACTCGCTGTTCGTGGTCCTCAAGCCCGTGGGGTACGAGCCGAAGAGCGACATCGTCTCCTCCGGCGAGGTCATGGTCTTCGTGGGCGACTCGTTCGTGGTGACCGTGCGGCACGGCGAGGAGGCGCCCCTGGGGGCCGTACGACACCGTCTGGAGGAGGAGCCCGAGATGCTCCGGCACGGCCCTACGGCGGTGCTCTACTCGATCGCCGACGCCGTGGTCGACCACTACGTCGACGTGGCGGGCGAGTTGGGGACCGACCTGGAGGAGCTGGAGGCGGAGGTGTTCTCTCCGACCGGCGGGGGCTCGCGGCACACGGCGTCGCGGATCTACTCCTTCAAGCGGCAGGTCCTGGAGTTCCGCCGGGCGACGGGCCCGCTGGCGCAGCCCCTGGACCGGCTCGCGGGCGGGGGCCTGTTCGGCGTGCGCGTGCCGTTCGTACACGAGAAGGCGCAGCCGTTCTTCCGCGACGTCAGCGACCACCTCACGCGCGTGAACGAGGCCGTCGAGGGACTGGACCGGCTGGTGTCGGACGTCCTCTCGGCGCATCTGGCGCAGATGAGCGTCCGGCAGAACGACGACATGCGGAAGATCTCCGCGTGGGCGGCCATGGCAGCGGTCCCCACGATGATCGCGGGGATCTACGGCATGAACTTCAGGCACATGCCCGAGCTGCACTGGGGGTGGTCGTATCCGGCGGTGATCCTGCTGATGACCGGCCTCGAGATGGCGCTGTACCGGCTGTTCAAGCGGCGCGGCTGGCTCTAG
- a CDS encoding histidine phosphatase family protein, with protein MPTLILVRHGRSTANTSGVLAGWTPGVALDERGAAQAAALPGRLEGLPIAEVVASPLQRCQETIQPLLDARPGLRAHSDERIGECHYGDWSGRKLAELMDEPLMEVVQAHPSAAAFPGGESMRAMQTRAAEAVREWNARVERDHGADAVYVMCSHGDIIKSLVADALGLHLDLFQRISVEPCSITAIRYTRLRPFLVRLGDTGDFASLAPREEPPAGEAEVGGGAGAP; from the coding sequence ATGCCCACGTTGATCCTCGTCCGGCACGGCCGGTCCACCGCCAACACCTCCGGAGTGCTCGCCGGCTGGACGCCCGGCGTCGCCCTCGACGAGCGCGGGGCCGCGCAGGCCGCCGCGCTGCCCGGCAGGCTGGAGGGGCTGCCGATCGCCGAGGTCGTCGCCAGCCCCCTGCAACGCTGCCAGGAGACGATTCAGCCCCTCCTCGACGCCCGTCCCGGCCTGCGCGCGCACAGCGACGAGCGGATCGGGGAGTGCCACTACGGCGACTGGTCCGGCCGCAAGCTCGCCGAGCTGATGGACGAGCCGCTGATGGAGGTCGTGCAGGCGCACCCCTCCGCGGCGGCCTTCCCCGGCGGCGAGTCCATGAGGGCCATGCAGACCCGTGCCGCCGAGGCGGTACGCGAGTGGAACGCGCGCGTGGAGCGCGACCACGGCGCCGACGCCGTCTACGTGATGTGCTCGCACGGCGACATCATCAAGTCGCTCGTTGCGGACGCGCTCGGACTTCATCTCGACCTCTTCCAGCGGATCTCTGTCGAACCGTGTTCCATCACCGCGATCCGTTACACCCGGCTGCGCCCCTTTCTCGTGCGCCTCGGCGACACCGGCGACTTCGCCTCGCTCGCGCCGCGCGAGGAACCCCCCGCGGGGGAGGCCGAGGTCGGGGGCGGTGCGGGCGCACCGTGA
- a CDS encoding DUF3090 domain-containing protein yields MSRQVFLYDPPDRFVAGTVGLPGRRTFFLQATAGARVTSVALEKTQVAALAERMDELLDEVVRRSGGSAPVPAVSPAENTDTAPLDTPIEEEFRVGTMALAWDGEEQRMIVEAQALVELDADSEEDLAEAEERLLQDEENGPPMLRVRLTGAQARAFAKRALDVVNAGRPPCPLCSLPLDPEGHVCPRQNGYRRGA; encoded by the coding sequence GTGTCCCGTCAGGTGTTCCTCTACGACCCCCCGGACCGCTTCGTGGCCGGTACGGTCGGACTGCCCGGGCGCCGTACCTTCTTCCTCCAGGCCACCGCCGGCGCCCGCGTGACCAGCGTGGCCCTGGAGAAGACCCAGGTCGCCGCGCTCGCCGAGCGCATGGACGAGCTGCTGGACGAGGTCGTACGCCGTAGCGGCGGCAGCGCCCCGGTGCCCGCCGTGTCGCCCGCCGAGAACACCGACACGGCGCCCCTCGACACCCCGATCGAGGAGGAGTTCCGGGTCGGCACCATGGCCCTCGCCTGGGACGGCGAGGAGCAGCGCATGATCGTCGAGGCGCAGGCCCTCGTGGAGCTCGACGCGGACTCCGAGGAGGATCTCGCCGAGGCCGAGGAAAGGCTCCTCCAGGACGAGGAGAACGGGCCCCCGATGCTGCGGGTCCGGCTCACCGGCGCGCAGGCGAGAGCCTTCGCCAAGCGAGCCCTCGACGTCGTCAACGCCGGCCGGCCGCCGTGCCCGCTGTGCAGCCTCCCGCTCGACCCGGAAGGACACGTATGTCCGCGCCAGAACGGATACCGCCGGGGGGCGTGA
- a CDS encoding SCO1664 family protein — protein sequence MSAPERIPPGGVTATDPASAASYELLAHGELTVRGRIRDASNAALYCTVTHEGREAACVYKPVAGERPLWDFPDGTLAQREVAAYEVSEATGWGLVPPTVLREGPYGEGMCQLWIETAPEAELLALVDGEEPDPGWKAIGFAEVGEGRTALLVHADDERLRRLAVLDAVINNADRKGGHLLPTADGRLYGIDHGVTFNAENKLRTLLWGWAGEPLTAEAVTALKALTGALEPGGRLAVTLAALITPAELDATRARAGALLDSGKHPEPSGEWPAIPWPPV from the coding sequence ATGTCCGCGCCAGAACGGATACCGCCGGGGGGCGTGACGGCCACCGACCCCGCCTCCGCCGCATCGTACGAACTCCTCGCGCACGGCGAGCTCACCGTCCGCGGACGCATCCGCGACGCCTCCAACGCGGCCCTGTACTGCACCGTCACGCACGAGGGCCGCGAGGCCGCCTGCGTCTACAAGCCGGTCGCCGGGGAGAGACCCCTGTGGGACTTCCCCGACGGCACCCTCGCCCAGCGCGAGGTCGCCGCCTACGAGGTCTCCGAGGCGACCGGCTGGGGCCTCGTCCCGCCCACCGTGCTGCGCGAGGGGCCGTACGGCGAGGGCATGTGCCAGTTGTGGATCGAGACGGCACCCGAAGCGGAACTGCTCGCCCTCGTGGACGGGGAGGAGCCCGATCCCGGCTGGAAGGCGATCGGCTTCGCCGAGGTCGGCGAGGGCCGTACCGCGCTGCTGGTGCACGCCGACGACGAACGGCTGCGCCGGCTCGCCGTCCTCGACGCGGTGATCAACAACGCCGACCGCAAGGGCGGCCACCTGCTGCCCACCGCCGACGGCCGGCTCTACGGCATCGACCACGGAGTCACCTTCAACGCCGAGAACAAGCTGCGCACGCTCCTGTGGGGCTGGGCGGGGGAGCCCCTGACCGCTGAGGCCGTCACGGCCCTCAAGGCCCTCACCGGCGCCCTGGAGCCCGGCGGGCGGCTGGCCGTCACCCTGGCCGCGCTCATCACCCCCGCCGAACTCGACGCCACGCGCGCGCGTGCCGGGGCGCTGCTCGACTCCGGGAAGCATCCGGAGCCGAGCGGAGAGTGGCCGGCGATCCCCTGGCCCCCGGTGTAG